A single window of Triplophysa rosa linkage group LG2, Trosa_1v2, whole genome shotgun sequence DNA harbors:
- the LOC130548184 gene encoding uncharacterized protein LOC130548184 translates to MRTVALVCFCLLYSSCTSSSLENILVDDVYELLWKNNIGIAYDTYGSEFLREMESGTLQAEKYINFTLQDINYLVKVTEMLREMSERVTEPEDVRDFLNGRYQSYKTFADSMIQQYFFKDQNLAIKETPAMEKYLSDYRTFMKDPLDFIVALLPCTRLWVWLANKMSIPQNSPYYTWKESNMYCHPEKYKPLLNKYLNTPDKVKRANDVFCTQMQNEYHFFTSSLVIDGFCTIIGNNEIKCYDKNVFINV, encoded by the exons ATGAGGACTGTggctcttgtgtgtttttgtctccTATATTCCAG CTGCACCAGTAGCAGTTTGGAAAATATATTAGTGGATGATGTGTATGAATTACTCTGGAAAAACAATATAGGGATTGCCTATGATACCTATGGGTCAGAATTCCTGAGAGAAATGGAGAGTGGCACGCTGCAGGCGGAGAAATACATCAACTTCACCTTACAGGACATCAACTATTTAGTAAAAGTGACTGAGATGTTGAGGGAAATGAGTGAAAGAGTTACAGAGCCTGAGGACGTCAGAGATTTCCTAAATGGAAGATATCAAAGTTACAAGACTTTCGCCGACTCAATGATCCAGCAGTATTTTTTCAAA GATCAAAACCTTGCCATCAAAGAAACTCCAGCTATGGAGAAGTATCTTTCAGATTACAGAACATTTATGAAGGATCCATTGGATTTCATCGTAGCTCTTCTGCCCTGCACTAGACTCTGGGTGTGGTTGGCTAATAAAATGAGTATTCCTCAAAACAGTCCCTACTACACCTGGAAAGAAAGCAATATGTACTGCCATCCTGAGAAGTACAAACCTCTGCTGAACAAGTATCTCAACACACCCGACAAAGTGAAGCGTGCTAATGATGTGTTCTGTACTCAGATGCAGAATGAGTATCATTTCTTTACCAGTTCTTTAGTGATTGACGGTTTCTGTACTATCATAGGCAACAATGAAATCAAATgttatgataaaaatgtttttatcaatGTGTGA